The proteins below come from a single Bartonella schoenbuchensis R1 genomic window:
- a CDS encoding NosD domain-containing protein, translated as MTDTTIEGDETGTGLEMKGGVALLHETNIREVANGMTIDKGIVQMIRGEIEFKGGHGVSLTKGYAHLEDLTIDGKGAGGVGIKINEGLVGLYGTNLRDVGSGVSITQGAVKMVKGEIGFKGSYGVYLSKGGAGLEDLTIDGKGTGKVGIWISGKGTVLLERVKIENVQMGASVKGSGMLKMIGGEIRGDGSDRSTGLEIVHGMVQLVDVEVSGVTTGVTMAGGGILMMEGRTKITLADGDGGVGLKIMGGNAYLAGIVVKGEDWGRVRTTVRTTAMERTAIEVSQKGTLLLKEVDLKDIENGITVTEGAVKMEGGEIEFMGEYGVKMEDAYAFLNKVTITGPGSAEIGVGMEVVGKGTVKLEDVMIKEVATGISMIGDWMLNVSTGTIEFKKGYGIYLSKGYANLEGVKIIGSGSAETGMMVRDSAKVVLKGTSSLTNVYKGMTIINGSVWMTGGEIGFKGQHGVYLSEGYAFFNKVNITGSSSAETGVRMEMRGKGAALELIDVKISGVQKGIWVANKTVKNETDTINEKLVWKTKGTRLVWKTKGTQTLTGEMTITGGAITLEKSKGFGFGIQMEGLKKAHVTELNITGAGLTETGAGVVISNSEMVTINDVTIQKVATGITMMGDGKLNVIGGTISQVEKGIAIAGGTLWVKGKATATLTGTRIMGDESEKSTGVEVSDGTMILNKVTVGKVNKGMSITNGAVKMEGGAITFHGDHGIYLYEGTAVLKKVMMTYQGSKHDADFINVAGREASVAAIKVMITGNNKGQGLHVTEGGHVTLNHSHLTQVQNAMTVNNASVWMGNGAINFVGQYAIKMNGGKVLLNNVQMNYKGSSNTTDFIKVEGREAVIKTIDVTINANNSGKGAHVTKGGHAILIRTSLNDVDKGITIENAELTMISTSMSFKGQHGVSLNFGKAILNKVNMKYTGNTNTADFIKADGKGADIKANRIIIKGPGDKGRGIHVTNSAKITLLRSEFTHVAEGIYIDSGTVNVESSTITVNGKNSYGISLFGSHKPASQVRLKGSRKAAQNLDVSEISKREGIGFVSLTQTILKATNSTAIHGKGAKSFIALKNSDISGNLLLEAKNGSSVMLAANTSSLTGGSHVDHESDALFYLTNKSKWVLTNRKNQNSQNLSSSISDVILKDSAIIFERQTSGNYQTLYIGTGQDNIYLAQGDAQLHINTQLDKSLDPDKTDRVLIHGNVLGTTKIHIHATSGNDNKDDNNQSISIVQVSGTAKQDSFKLNYGYITLNNSPYQYHLVAYGPDSNVGKANPEQRLVGGEGDFWDFRLESKYIDPHPRHPGKVPSKPAIVPQVPTYLLLPNSSCFLSVSCF; from the coding sequence TTGACGGATACGACAATTGAGGGGGATGAAACAGGTACGGGGTTGGAGATGAAGGGGGGAGTGGCGTTGCTGCATGAGACAAATATAAGAGAGGTTGCAAATGGGATGACTATCGACAAGGGAATTGTACAGATGATTAGGGGAGAGATTGAGTTTAAGGGAGGGCATGGGGTTAGTCTTACAAAGGGATATGCTCATTTAGAAGATCTTACTATCGATGGAAAGGGAGCAGGAGGAGTGGGGATTAAAATTAATGAAGGGTTAGTAGGGTTGTATGGCACAAACTTGAGAGATGTCGGAAGTGGGGTGAGTATTACACAGGGAGCTGTCAAGATGGTCAAGGGAGAGATTGGGTTTAAGGGGAGTTATGGGGTTTATCTTTCAAAGGGGGGAGCTGGTTTAGAAGATCTCACTATCGATGGAAAAGGAACAGGAAAAGTAGGGATATGGATAAGTGGGAAGGGGACAGTGTTGTTAGAAAGGGTGAAGATTGAGAATGTACAAATGGGGGCAAGTGTAAAAGGAAGTGGGATGCTAAAGATGATTGGAGGGGAGATTAGGGGTGATGGAAGTGACAGGAGTACGGGGTTGGAGATAGTCCATGGAATGGTGCAGTTGGTTGATGTGGAGGTTTCAGGGGTCACAACGGGGGTAACTATGGCAGGGGGTGGGATTTTGATGATGGAGGGAAGAACGAAGATTACTTTAGCAGATGGGGATGGAGGGGTTGGGCTTAAAATAATGGGGGGTAATGCTTATTTGGCAGGTATAGTGGTTAAGGGAGAGGATTGGGGGAGAGTGAGGACGACAGTTAGGACAACAGCTATGGAGCGTACGGCAATCGAGGTGTCACAAAAGGGAACGCTGTTGTTGAAAGAGGTCGATTTGAAGGATATCGAAAATGGGATAACTGTCACAGAAGGGGCTGTCAAGATGGAGGGAGGAGAGATTGAATTTATGGGAGAGTATGGGGTCAAGATGGAGGATGCATATGCTTTCTTAAATAAGGTTACTATTACAGGACCTGGTTCTGCTGAGATAGGAGTGGGGATGGAGGTGGTTGGAAAGGGAACGGTGAAATTGGAAGATGTGATGATAAAGGAGGTTGCGACGGGGATAAGTATGATAGGGGATTGGATGTTGAACGTGAGTACGGGGACGATTGAATTTAAGAAAGGTTACGGGATCTATCTTTCAAAGGGGTATGCTAATCTAGAGGGGGTCAAAATTATAGGATCTGGTTCTGCTGAGACTGGGATGATGGTGCGGGATAGCGCTAAAGTTGTACTGAAAGGGACTTCCTCTCTTACAAATGTATATAAAGGTATGACGATCATAAACGGATCTGTCTGGATGACTGGAGGGGAAATTGGGTTTAAGGGACAACATGGGGTTTATCTCTCAGAGGGATATGCTTTCTTCAATAAGGTCAATATTACAGGATCTAGTTCCGCTGAGACAGGGGTGAGGATGGAGATGAGGGGAAAGGGGGCGGCATTGGAGTTGATCGATGTCAAAATCTCAGGGGTACAGAAGGGAATATGGGTCGCTAATAAAACTGTGAAGAATGAGACAGATACAATAAATGAGAAGCTAGTGTGGAAGACAAAAGGGACGAGGCTAGTGTGGAAGACAAAAGGGACGCAGACGCTAACGGGAGAAATGACGATAACGGGAGGGGCAATTACTTTAGAAAAAAGCAAAGGCTTTGGGTTTGGTATTCAGATGGAGGGATTGAAAAAGGCTCATGTGACAGAGCTTAATATTACAGGGGCTGGTCTTACTGAAACAGGGGCAGGAGTGGTTATCAGTAATTCAGAAATGGTCACAATCAATGACGTGACAATTCAAAAAGTCGCAACAGGGATTACTATGATGGGGGATGGGAAGCTGAATGTAATTGGGGGAACAATCTCGCAGGTGGAAAAGGGGATTGCTATCGCTGGGGGGACACTTTGGGTAAAGGGAAAGGCGACGGCTACTTTGACGGGTACGAGGATTATGGGAGATGAAAGTGAGAAGAGTACGGGAGTGGAGGTGAGTGATGGGACGATGATATTGAACAAAGTGACGGTAGGGAAGGTCAATAAGGGGATGAGTATTACAAATGGGGCTGTCAAGATGGAGGGAGGAGCTATTACTTTCCATGGAGATCACGGTATTTATCTTTATGAGGGAACGGCTGTCTTAAAAAAGGTTATGATGACATATCAAGGATCTAAGCATGATGCAGACTTCATTAATGTTGCAGGAAGAGAGGCAAGTGTTGCTGCAATAAAGGTGATGATCACAGGAAATAATAAAGGACAGGGGCTGCATGTGACAGAGGGTGGACATGTCACTCTGAACCATTCACATTTAACGCAGGTGCAAAATGCAATGACCGTTAATAATGCATCTGTATGGATGGGTAATGGTGCTATTAATTTTGTAGGGCAATATGCTATCAAAATGAACGGGGGAAAGGTTCTGCTCAATAATGTACAGATGAATTATAAAGGTTCTAGCAATACTACTGACTTCATTAAAGTAGAAGGAAGAGAGGCTGTTATTAAAACAATAGATGTAACAATTAATGCTAATAACAGTGGAAAAGGGGCACACGTTACAAAAGGTGGACATGCAATCCTAATCCGTACAAGCTTAAACGATGTTGATAAGGGAATAACCATTGAAAACGCTGAGCTAACTATGATCAGTACTTCAATGAGTTTTAAAGGACAACATGGGGTCAGTTTAAACTTCGGAAAAGCTATTTTAAATAAAGTCAACATGAAATATACAGGAAATACCAATACTGCTGATTTCATTAAAGCAGACGGAAAGGGAGCAGATATTAAGGCAAACAGAATTATAATTAAAGGACCTGGAGACAAAGGACGGGGCATACATGTAACAAACAGTGCAAAAATCACACTTCTCCGTTCGGAATTCACACATGTTGCTGAAGGAATCTATATCGATAGTGGAACAGTGAATGTTGAAAGCTCAACGATTACAGTAAATGGTAAAAATTCCTATGGTATAAGTCTTTTTGGGTCACACAAACCGGCATCTCAAGTACGGCTAAAAGGATCCCGAAAAGCTGCGCAAAATCTAGATGTTTCAGAAATAAGCAAAAGGGAGGGCATAGGATTTGTTAGTTTAACACAAACAATTTTAAAAGCTACAAATAGCACAGCTATTCATGGAAAAGGAGCTAAGAGTTTCATTGCTTTAAAGAACTCAGATATCTCGGGTAATCTTTTATTAGAAGCTAAAAATGGATCTTCTGTAATGCTTGCGGCAAATACCTCCTCACTGACTGGTGGTTCGCATGTTGATCATGAATCCGATGCTCTGTTTTATTTAACGAATAAATCAAAATGGGTCCTAACAAACAGAAAAAATCAAAATTCACAGAATTTATCTTCATCTATTTCTGATGTAATACTTAAAGATAGTGCTATCATTTTTGAAAGACAAACTTCGGGTAATTATCAAACACTGTACATTGGAACAGGGCAGGATAACATTTATCTTGCTCAAGGTGATGCGCAGCTTCATATCAATACTCAACTTGATAAGTCACTTGATCCTGATAAAACCGACCGTGTTCTGATTCATGGTAACGTTTTGGGGACAACTAAAATTCATATACATGCTACATCAGGTAATGACAATAAAGATGATAACAATCAAAGTATATCAATAGTGCAGGTTTCTGGAACGGCAAAGCAAGATTCTTTCAAGTTAAATTATGGTTATATCACATTAAATAATTCTCCTTACCAATATCATCTTGTTGCTTATGGTCCTGATTCTAATGTAGGGAAAGCAAATCCTGAACAAAGATTGGTTGGGGGAGAGGGAGATTTTTGGGATTTTCGTCTTGAAAGTAAATATATTGATCCTCATCCTCGTCATCCAGGAAAAGTGCCATCTAAACCAGCAATCGTACCACAAGTTCCAACTTATCTGCTCTTACCCAATTCCTCTTGCTTTTTAAGTGTGTCTTGTTTTTGA
- a CDS encoding head decoration protein: MSKVFYEGPRDSAYLGRYDPDMSNEEVIFAQGDEVVAGTVMGLVKSTGKYVPFNPDASDGSEIPAGISYANVDVSQSDQRATITVRLCTVKKSELIWPDKIDEKKKETAIQILEKNNILLR, from the coding sequence ATGAGTAAAGTTTTTTATGAAGGTCCTCGTGATAGCGCTTATCTTGGGCGTTATGATCCTGACATGTCAAACGAGGAAGTAATCTTTGCACAAGGAGATGAAGTTGTAGCGGGAACCGTCATGGGGCTTGTGAAATCAACGGGCAAATATGTGCCGTTTAATCCTGATGCATCAGATGGCAGTGAAATTCCAGCGGGAATTTCTTATGCCAATGTTGATGTATCACAAAGCGATCAACGTGCAACGATTACAGTGCGTTTATGCACAGTAAAAAAATCTGAACTGATATGGCCTGACAAAATTGACGAAAAGAAAAAGGAAACTGCCATTCAGATCTTAGAAAAAAATAACATTCTATTGCGATAG
- a CDS encoding major capsid protein: protein MDIKSFNHDAFSSVTMMKAIENYEFKPSLIGSLDLFEEVETTTTSVSIERCNNTLSLIPTSERGAPLIEAGRDKRNIRYFETTRIAKSDTIKSGEIQNRREFGTEDQLETAMKFIAKRQKKLIKEIELTWENMQLGAIQGVVLDADGSVVYDWYKEWGITPPKAINFKLDDDTTDVANMVDQVVTNMVEASSGAFSNWSWIIGLCGREFFSKLKNHKTVRETYLNTPLAQTLNSPKGIATPGAIGSGSFGSFDFAGVTFINYRNIGNYNVNAKAGTKQAIGIKPNECRFFPVNAPGVFQKTFAPGETWEFVNTVGKPLYTTLTVDREHNAWVRPEVYSYPLFICTRPEMLFKAVVGEK from the coding sequence ATGGATATAAAATCTTTTAATCATGATGCTTTTTCATCGGTAACAATGATGAAAGCAATTGAAAACTATGAGTTTAAACCTAGTCTGATTGGCTCACTTGATCTTTTTGAAGAAGTTGAAACAACTACAACATCTGTTAGTATTGAGAGATGTAATAATACATTATCGCTCATTCCAACAAGTGAACGCGGTGCGCCTTTAATAGAAGCAGGTAGAGATAAGCGTAATATTCGATATTTTGAAACAACACGTATTGCCAAAAGCGATACTATAAAATCAGGAGAAATTCAAAACCGACGAGAATTTGGTACAGAAGACCAGCTTGAAACAGCGATGAAATTTATCGCTAAAAGACAAAAAAAACTGATCAAAGAAATCGAACTGACCTGGGAAAATATGCAGCTTGGAGCTATTCAAGGTGTTGTTCTTGATGCTGACGGATCAGTGGTCTATGATTGGTACAAGGAATGGGGAATCACACCACCAAAGGCTATTAATTTTAAACTCGATGATGACACAACAGATGTTGCCAATATGGTTGATCAAGTTGTCACCAATATGGTGGAAGCATCAAGTGGTGCATTTTCCAATTGGTCATGGATTATTGGGCTTTGTGGACGTGAATTCTTTTCAAAATTAAAAAATCACAAAACAGTTCGTGAAACCTATCTCAACACACCCTTAGCACAAACATTAAATAGCCCAAAAGGTATTGCAACACCTGGAGCTATTGGATCAGGAAGTTTCGGGAGTTTTGACTTTGCTGGTGTAACATTTATCAATTATCGTAATATTGGTAACTATAATGTAAACGCTAAAGCTGGCACCAAACAAGCTATAGGGATTAAGCCTAATGAATGCCGATTCTTCCCTGTTAACGCACCTGGTGTATTCCAAAAAACATTTGCTCCGGGTGAAACCTGGGAGTTTGTCAATACAGTTGGCAAACCTCTTTATACTACACTTACTGTAGATCGCGAACATAACGCATGGGTGAGACCTGAAGTATACAGTTACCCACTCTTCATTTGCACGCGTCCTGAAATGCTCTTCAAAGCAGTAGTGGGAGAAAAATAA
- a CDS encoding head-tail joining protein, which yields MQWYGLLSQMIEDVRDTFGQPVIYTRKKTGQSFHIIAIYSIKHAEPEAGGRVKTTIPRKELDVCINDIGGVLPELGDRIVLLTSQENFTVANVQASEANMYKLILREDAVSDVK from the coding sequence ATGCAATGGTATGGGCTGCTCAGTCAAATGATTGAAGATGTACGCGACACTTTTGGGCAGCCCGTTATCTATACACGAAAGAAAACAGGGCAATCTTTTCATATCATAGCGATTTATAGCATTAAGCATGCAGAGCCAGAAGCTGGGGGAAGAGTAAAAACAACAATCCCAAGAAAAGAACTTGATGTTTGCATCAATGATATTGGAGGCGTGCTTCCTGAACTAGGAGATCGTATTGTTCTACTCACTTCCCAAGAGAATTTTACTGTCGCAAATGTACAAGCCTCAGAAGCAAATATGTATAAGCTTATCCTTCGTGAGGACGCTGTGTCTGATGTAAAGTAA
- a CDS encoding type II toxin-antitoxin system HicB family antitoxin encodes MNNNHYTYRVLWSQEDEEYVGLCAEFPSLSWLDVKAENALKGIMNLVTEVVEDMQRNGEDVPIPLSHVKYSGRFQLRIPPELHRQLAIQAAENGVSLNRYISSKL; translated from the coding sequence ATGAACAATAATCATTATACGTATCGTGTTCTGTGGTCGCAAGAAGATGAGGAATATGTTGGTTTATGTGCTGAATTTCCTTCTCTTTCATGGTTAGATGTTAAAGCAGAGAACGCTTTAAAGGGTATTATGAACCTCGTTACAGAAGTTGTTGAGGACATGCAACGCAATGGAGAGGATGTTCCTATACCTTTGTCACATGTAAAATATAGTGGCAGATTTCAGTTAAGAATACCGCCAGAACTCCATAGACAATTAGCAATTCAAGCCGCTGAAAATGGTGTGAGTTTAAATAGATATATTTCTTCTAAACTGTAG
- a CDS encoding toxin HicA yields MSHKIEKIISLMKTSPKNIKFLDLLAVCRHFFGELRNNGSSHFVFKTPWFGDPRVNIQKSSGNKAKAYQVKQILQAIERIKNEQ; encoded by the coding sequence ATGAGTCATAAAATTGAAAAAATAATCAGCTTGATGAAAACATCACCAAAGAACATAAAGTTTTTAGATTTGTTGGCTGTATGTAGACATTTCTTTGGAGAACTGCGGAACAATGGTTCAAGCCATTTTGTTTTTAAAACCCCGTGGTTTGGAGATCCTCGTGTAAATATTCAAAAAAGTTCTGGTAACAAAGCAAAAGCTTATCAAGTTAAACAAATCTTACAAGCGATAGAAAGGATAAAGAATGAACAATAA
- a CDS encoding N-acetylmuramidase domain-containing protein, giving the protein MTEIVEQLLNGECKARTQGLVKSLAQEIGCEEAVVAAIISVESDGKGFDDEQRVKVLFEKHQFYKNLPPHKRKQAITEDLAREKWISPKDGGYKEQKTNTQALQLLIAAMTIDEEAALKSASYGAGQIMGNNYGILGWNSVQDFVTSMCSCEDEQIRAMFSFFKVRGLASSLRDKDFNAIARAYNGSGMVKEYGRRMRNAYCALTKKSAEVSNSVRANGLRLGCKGYRVEALQKRLNDLGYPVAIDSDYGPNTRSAIFAFQADHNLEVDGVVGAKTQAALDVATPMISPRRSGVSMADLRKNGTNIIKDADKTQTAGYGLAATSALMGAEQMGLFDNLKLSIGKMSSLVKPLVHIGKAISDHWWMAAIFVGLIIVLVSDRVKRTYLKDYKKGRAI; this is encoded by the coding sequence ATGACAGAGATTGTAGAACAATTACTCAATGGTGAATGCAAAGCACGTACACAAGGTCTGGTGAAATCCTTAGCACAAGAGATTGGGTGTGAAGAAGCTGTCGTTGCTGCGATTATTTCTGTGGAGTCAGATGGTAAAGGTTTTGATGATGAACAGCGTGTAAAAGTCCTTTTTGAAAAACATCAGTTTTATAAGAATTTACCCCCTCATAAGCGTAAACAAGCTATTACAGAAGATCTTGCGAGAGAGAAGTGGATCAGCCCTAAAGATGGGGGATATAAAGAGCAAAAAACCAATACTCAAGCTTTACAATTACTTATTGCAGCTATGACCATTGATGAAGAAGCTGCTTTAAAATCTGCTTCTTATGGTGCTGGTCAAATTATGGGAAATAACTATGGTATCCTTGGTTGGAATAGTGTTCAAGATTTTGTCACCAGCATGTGTTCGTGTGAAGACGAACAAATAAGAGCAATGTTTTCTTTTTTCAAAGTCCGTGGCCTTGCTTCAAGTTTACGAGACAAGGATTTTAATGCCATTGCACGTGCTTACAATGGCAGTGGTATGGTCAAAGAATATGGCCGACGCATGCGTAATGCTTATTGTGCTCTCACAAAGAAATCAGCAGAGGTTAGTAATTCAGTTCGTGCCAATGGTTTACGACTAGGGTGTAAAGGCTACCGTGTTGAAGCGCTGCAAAAACGTCTCAATGATCTTGGTTATCCTGTTGCCATTGATAGTGATTATGGACCAAATACACGCAGTGCAATCTTTGCTTTTCAAGCTGATCATAATTTAGAGGTTGATGGTGTTGTTGGCGCTAAAACTCAAGCAGCGCTAGATGTGGCCACTCCAATGATTAGTCCCCGTCGCTCTGGTGTAAGCATGGCCGACTTAAGAAAGAATGGGACAAATATTATTAAAGATGCAGATAAAACCCAAACGGCGGGCTATGGTCTTGCTGCCACTTCAGCTCTCATGGGAGCAGAACAAATGGGGCTATTTGATAATCTTAAACTCTCTATAGGAAAAATGAGTTCTCTTGTAAAGCCACTTGTTCATATTGGTAAAGCAATCTCGGATCATTGGTGGATGGCTGCTATTTTTGTAGGATTGATTATTGTTCTCGTCTCAGATCGTGTCAAAAGAACTTATTTAAAAGATTACAAGAAAGGCAGAGCTATCTAA
- a CDS encoding peptidoglycan-binding domain-containing protein yields MIFSFQADYNLEIDGVVGAKTQVALDMLLQ; encoded by the coding sequence GTGATCTTTTCCTTTCAAGCTGATTATAATTTAGAAATTGATGGTGTTGTTGGTGCCAAAACTCAAGTAGCATTAGATATGCTACTCCAATGA
- a CDS encoding major capsid protein, whose translation MDINFFNHNAFSSEVMTKAIENYEFKPNLIGSLNLFKEVATNKTTVSIEKRKLSLIPVSERGTPPTETEKDEYDRRCFKTTPIIKEYIIKAEEIKDWREFGIEDQFETVMKFIAKKQKKLISEIELIWENMQLGAIQGVVLDADGSVIYDCYEEWGITPQKAIDFKLDEDTTDVAYMVNQVVTNMAQASGNTFSIYSRIIGFCGDEFFFKLKNHKAIRDTYLNTPSARILKNTAGITMPGTIESGSFKSFDFAGATFINYCNIHDYNMNTNSSKRSIGIKPDECQFVPVNVPGAFQKTFSPDKGVEFINTVGKPLYTRLIVDRESATWAKLEVCSYPLFVCARPEMLFKAVVRAK comes from the coding sequence ATGGATATAAATTTTTTTAATCACAACGCTTTTTCATCAGAAGTAATGACAAAAGCGATTGAAAACTATGAATTTAAACCTAACCTGATTGGTTCACTCAACCTTTTTAAGGAGGTTGCGACAAACAAAACAACGGTTAGTATTGAAAAACGTAAATTATCGCTCATTCCAGTAAGTGAACGTGGTACACCTCCAACAGAAACAGAAAAAGATGAGTATGATCGTCGGTGTTTTAAAACAACACCTATTATTAAAGAGTATATTATAAAAGCGGAAGAAATTAAAGACTGGCGAGAATTTGGCATAGAAGATCAGTTTGAAACAGTAATGAAATTTATCGCTAAAAAACAAAAGAAGTTGATTTCAGAAATTGAACTGATATGGGAAAATATGCAACTTGGAGCTATTCAAGGTGTTGTCCTTGATGCAGATGGATCAGTGATCTATGATTGCTATGAAGAATGGGGAATCACGCCACAAAAGGCTATTGATTTTAAACTAGATGAGGACACAACAGATGTTGCTTATATGGTTAATCAAGTCGTTACAAATATGGCGCAAGCTTCAGGCAATACATTTTCTATTTATTCACGAATTATTGGGTTTTGTGGAGATGAATTCTTTTTCAAGTTAAAAAATCATAAAGCAATTCGTGACACCTATTTAAATACACCTTCAGCACGAATATTAAAGAACACAGCAGGTATTACAATGCCTGGTACTATTGAATCAGGAAGTTTTAAGAGTTTTGATTTTGCAGGTGCGACGTTTATTAATTACTGCAACATTCATGATTATAATATGAACACTAATAGTTCAAAACGAAGCATAGGAATCAAACCTGATGAATGTCAATTCGTTCCTGTTAATGTACCTGGTGCATTCCAAAAAACCTTTTCTCCTGATAAAGGCGTGGAGTTTATCAATACAGTTGGAAAGCCTCTTTATACGAGACTTATTGTAGATCGTGAATCTGCAACATGGGCCAAGCTTGAAGTATGCAGTTACCCACTCTTTGTCTGCGCGCGTCCTGAAATGCTCTTTAAAGCAGTAGTGAGAGCAAAATAA
- a CDS encoding NADP-dependent isocitrate dehydrogenase: MEKIKVENPVVEIDGDEMTRIIWKHIKDKLIHPYLDINLKYYDLSIKNRDETNDQVTIDSANAIKQYGVGVKCATITPDESRVKEFNLKKMWKSPNGTIRNILGGVIFREPIICKNVPRLVPSWTKPIIIGRHAFGDQYKATDFKFPGKGKLSIKFVGDDGQIIEHDVFDAPSAGVAMAMYNIDESIRDFARASFNYGLQRNVPVYLSTKNTILKAYDGRFKDIFQEIFDTEFKTEFESRKLHYEHRLIDDMVASALKWSGGYVWACKNYDGDVQSDIVAQGFGSLGLMTSVLMTPDGKIVEAEAAHGTVTRHYRQHQKGEETSTNSIASIFAWTRGLIHRAKLDNNEKLKNFAVTLEKVCVNTVEEGFMTKDLALLIGPEQKWLSTTGFLDKIDANLKKEMAN, encoded by the coding sequence ATGGAAAAGATCAAAGTAGAAAATCCCGTCGTTGAAATCGACGGTGATGAAATGACCCGTATTATTTGGAAGCATATAAAAGACAAATTGATCCACCCTTATCTCGATATTAATCTTAAATATTATGATCTTTCCATCAAAAACCGAGATGAAACCAATGATCAAGTCACTATTGATTCTGCCAATGCTATTAAACAGTATGGGGTTGGTGTAAAATGTGCAACTATCACTCCTGATGAATCACGTGTTAAAGAATTTAACTTAAAAAAAATGTGGAAGTCGCCAAATGGCACAATACGTAACATTTTAGGAGGAGTCATTTTTCGTGAGCCCATTATCTGTAAAAATGTCCCACGCCTCGTTCCTAGCTGGACAAAACCTATTATTATTGGGCGCCACGCTTTTGGTGACCAATATAAAGCAACCGATTTTAAATTCCCTGGTAAAGGAAAGCTAAGTATCAAATTTGTTGGTGATGATGGTCAGATTATAGAACACGATGTTTTTGATGCCCCAAGCGCAGGGGTTGCTATGGCCATGTACAATATTGATGAATCAATCCGCGACTTTGCACGCGCATCTTTCAATTACGGCCTACAACGAAATGTTCCAGTTTATCTTTCGACAAAAAATACTATTTTAAAAGCCTATGATGGTCGTTTCAAAGATATCTTTCAAGAAATATTCGATACAGAATTTAAAACTGAATTTGAAAGCCGCAAATTACATTATGAGCATCGCTTGATTGATGATATGGTTGCTTCAGCACTCAAATGGTCAGGTGGATATGTTTGGGCATGTAAAAACTATGATGGTGATGTTCAATCAGACATCGTTGCTCAAGGTTTTGGTTCCCTTGGTCTTATGACTTCCGTTCTTATGACACCAGACGGTAAAATTGTTGAAGCAGAAGCTGCGCATGGTACAGTAACACGTCATTACCGTCAGCATCAGAAAGGTGAAGAAACATCAACAAATTCTATCGCCTCTATTTTTGCATGGACACGTGGTCTGATTCATCGTGCAAAACTTGACAATAATGAGAAGTTGAAAAACTTTGCCGTTACATTAGAAAAAGTTTGTGTCAACACTGTTGAGGAAGGTTTTATGACAAAAGATCTCGCACTTTTGATCGGACCAGAACAAAAATGGCTTTCTACAACAGGATTTCTCGATAAAATTGATGCAAATCTAAAAAAAGAAATGGCTAATTAA